In Tiliqua scincoides isolate rTilSci1 chromosome 16, rTilSci1.hap2, whole genome shotgun sequence, the DNA window AAGCACCAGGCTTACCAGCAACAGTCTGTTCTCAGCCACTTCCGTGGAAGGAGACTTCCACCTCCCTGCTCAAAGGGGCTGCAGCTCTGCACCTGGAACGTCCCCAGTTCAATCACTGGTGTggctcctgcctgaaaccctggagaaccattGCCTGCCAGGGTTGATGTTTGAGGGACCAGTGGTCGGATCTGGTCTCGGGCAGCTTGTAGACCGATTCTCATCCCTCTTCATGGTCCAGCTTGCGCCTGTGTTAATAGTGTCCTGGATACCTCTTGCCAGCGGTGGCAGGGAGAATAAGGTCAGGCAGGATCAGACCCTGAGCAGTCCCCTCTTTGAGGTCTGGAAGCAATTTCACCCAGATAACCTGGCTGGAACCTGGGCTCTGGGTTGTGCTGGTCCCTGGGGAGCTTATTGTCTCTCTGTGTTGCTCGTTCTTGTAACCACTCCAGGGTTCTTATTGCTCCGCAGGCAGAAATGGACAGGAGGGAAACGGTTGGCGTGGAAATGGCCAGAGCCCTGGAAGAGGCACAGACACAGagggaagagctccagcagcaggtGTGGTCCCACTGGCCAGTTCACTGTGGTGACGCCTGGGGCTTGGCTAGGGGGCTGAGATGGGCTGAGTCTGGAGTGTCTTTTCTGGTCTGCCCCACCCAGGCCAGTCCATATTGATCCGTGCATAGGAACTTGTCCGTAGTCAGAAGGATTAGAACCAGCCTCTGGACTGTTCACAGCTTGCTTTTCTCGCGTTTAGGTCGCAGACCTGACCCTGCTGCTGAAGGAGAAGGACCAGCTCCTTGCGGATAAAACTGCTGCACTCTTGAAAGGGGAGGAAGAGCTTCAGCGCTTGAGGCAAGGTGAGGCTCAGCTCGCCTGAATCCCATGACTCCTGCTGGTCCCAGGGCCGCTTGCTCCTTTTCTCCCATGACTCCCCCAGTCTGTCACCTGTAGGGGGAATGTTCTCTGGGTGCCGGTATTAGCTGTAGTGTAGCCTTGTCAGCCCTGACAGGTGGGTGTAGAGTAGTGGGAGGGCCCCTGGTTCAGtccactggttggttggcaaccttcagtctggaaagactatggtctaagcctacagcacccagtattcccaggcagtctcccatccaagtactaaccaggcctgaccctgcttagcttctgagatcagacaagatcgggcatgtgcagggtaacaattgctctGCAGCATCCTGAAGTAGGGCTGGAGAAAGCCCCTGCAGAGCTGTTCCTCTATCCTTGACTGCTTACTGCCTGCAACTTTGCACCGCCCAGCTTGCAAACCTGTAAGCAGATTTTTGCTGGAGACGGGGCTGGTGTCTAAAGCGGTCCTCTCTTTGCACCCTCCTAATGGGCCTATTACAAACTGGGGCTGTTTTATCATCTGGGACGTACTGGAGACCTTTGCCAAGTCTGCTCAGCTGTGGGGTGGGAACGGCATTCCTCTTCCTTGCACTGTTTCGTCTGTGGTGCTTTGCATAGAATGAAGAGAGGGCCCCCTGCCCCAGAGGGGCTCTTGGTTAAAAGAGATTGCAGATGAGGAGGGGGGTAGAATTAGGCTGGTCCTTACTAGCCCAGCGGAGGGGGGCTTGGCGACTCACCTCCGCTGGGGTGTGCATGCCTCTTCCTGACTCGCTACTCTAGCACCCCCGCTCTTGTGCCCCAACTTGGCAAGTGGTACCCCTGGAGCCCTCCTTCCCGCCTCTGATCCTGGTCTCTGTTGTGTGGTCCCTCTTGCCCCAGGCCACGATGCGCTCCTGCTGCAGATCCGTCAGTTGCAGTCCGACCTCGAGCTGTGCCGGCGCCAGACCGTGGAGAGAGAGGCCGCGGCGGGAGAGCAGATGAGCCTGTCGGACTCGGCACCCTTGGGAAAGCACTTGCGCCCCTCTGAGGACGGGGAAGCAGAACCCAACGGGGAAGTGTCTGCCATGGATGTCCTCCAGCTGCAGAAGGACAACAGGGACCTGGAGCAGCAGGTGGCCGAGAAGAACAAGGTGAGAGCTCCGCAGGGCATTAGGACCTCTCACATGCACTCCCTTCCTGCTGTCCTGATCCACTAGTGCTGCTTGCCTCTTCTCCAGCCCAACTCCAGCTCGGGGAGTCATCTTCCCTCCTTGCTTTGCCTCCACAAGGAGCTCAGAAGGGCTCCTTCTTGTCTCCACTGAACTGGTGTCCAAGAGGTGAGAGCCCCCATTCTGCTGTGGTCTTTGCTGTGTGTGTTGTATCTGCGCTAGGGGTGTCAGACCCATTTCTGACAGCAGGTCCAAatagcattcgtggtgcctgctgagggctgtaaATGGCGTGACTGAGCAGGAAATGACTTCATTAAGCAGAGGGTGGCCAGAACCAAAGCGCTTTTGGTCTCGCTTAGGAACGACCGAAGAGaaaatcttgatcctattttcaaggtatgggagagcccaactatcatgcagGCCAGCTTTTTGGCAGCAGCTGAGATGTGATCTGTGAAGTgaggccttggcagaagcagtgctgctgaagggTGGCCTGTGTGTTCTCTCATCACTCCTTGATCTGCCTTTGCATCATTCctcaccttctaaggcctcctcctgtctctccctctcagagcattggcagaagcagcactgctcgAAAGGGCAGCTCTGGAAGAGGCCAGTtttaatgggggccagataaagatcTTCTGGGGGGAAGCATCCAACCCCATGGgctttgacatccctgatctatgCAGTCAGGGATTAATCTAGGTACAAACAGAAAGAGCCCCTGGCTGATGCGGACCTCCTTAACAGCCCCTTGCTGGATTATCAACTGTATTGACAATTCTGTGGTTACTGTCATTTAAGCAAGCAAGAATTGTTGAGGTGTGGAAATCACAGGGTGCTGTCAGTCAGCCCACAAACATTGAACAAGACAGTGTGGCAAAAATATCCATTTCCCTAAGTCGGGTTTAGTCTGGTTTCTAGAataacattgtgtgtgtgtttttttctaaaAGCCCTTTGATATATCTGTGAGCCTTTCTGATGCTGGTGTCTTGCAAGAATAGCTACATCCTCTCTGACGAGTGACAACCCCCCTCCCAGTTTTGATTCCAGTCAGCTTTATGGGAATGGCTACTCAAAAGTAACAATAGAAAACCTCTTTCCATGTTGCATAAGAAAGAGCAGctcagggttgggggggggagtgaaatgcAGCTGTAACCTACCGCTCTGTGACTTCTTGTGAGCCGAAATTCTCGCTTCTTCTTACGTAGGTGATAAAACAGCTGCAGCAGAGAATAACGGAGCTGAAGAAGACTTTGCAGAAAGAGCTGGTGAGTGTGGCCTGCCCTCAATCTCTGCCTGCTCCccgaagcatctggtgggccactgtgaagtacaggaagctggactcgatgggcctttggcctgagccaacgGGGcccttcttacgttcttaatctAGAAAGGGCAAGTTTCTAGCCCTGTGGGAGGTCCTCGACCAATTCCCACTGAAATCTCAGAAGGAGGTGTCGAATCTTTTAAGTGGGTGAGCGCTTGTGACCTTTTCCCACCCAGAACTAGCAAGCCCAAAATGAGAAGCAGCACTGAGTGCAGTATATGAGGAATACTCCCCAGAGTGGCAAAACATATGCAGGTTTCTGCATCCAGCTTTCCTCAGTGTAGGACTTTCTTATTGGGATAGACAGAATCCTGATTATCCCATGccttttggtggggagggggggatagcTCTGCAGGCAGGTAATTTCCCACCTTTCAGAGCTTGAGTGGCCTGTCATGGGTTCAAAAACTAGCTCTGCGTTTGCCCCTTCCAGAAAATCCGACCTGATGGCGAAGTCCCTGAGGTGCCCAGCGCTGCCTTGACTGTGACCAACAACTCGGATCTGAATGACTCTCGGGAGATAAACTTTGAATACCTTAAGCACGTGGTGTTGAAATTCATGTCCTGCCGGGAATCAGAGGTAGAAAAAAAAGTGGCTTGCTGATGccttttaattggggggggggggcggcgcggCGGCAAATGGGCATGGAATCAACACTGTCCTTCCTATGTGGGGAGCGCTCTGTGATGTTAAGAGGAGGTGAATAAAGGCAGCACAAGCAAATTACAGCAGGAAGTGCAAGCCCTGGTGGAGTGTCAGCAGGCACAATGGAGAAGTTTAGTCCAAGGTGGGATAGAAGTCTTTCAAAACAAACCTTCTGAAACTCAGAGAAACTTGGCTCCAAGCTGGCAGTATCAGGGCAGTCTTGTCTCCCAGGGACTAGtgggatgcctttagaaggcacAGAGAAAGGCATCCGGCCCCCTCCCACTGGGGCTTGCCAGCCATCAAGGCTAGAGAGGGGGTCGTGACGACCATTTGCTCTGTCACCTTTCAGGCCTTCCACCTGATCAAGGCCGTGTCTGTGCTGCTGAACTTCTCCCCCGAGGAAGAAAGTATGCTCAAGGAGACCCTGGAATACAAGGTAAAGTTTCAGGACAGTCCTAGGACAAGTGTGCACACGTTGTGGAGTGAAACGGCACTGACAATGGCCTGGTGTGCAGTGTCCTTTGGTGAGGTTTTCCTTGCACACAAGGCCTGGTGCTGGCAGAGAGAACAAGCTTGCAGGGTAGCGTTGTTCTGAAATGGCAGACTGAGGGCTTGCCTGTAATTCCTTAGAGGAACCAGCAGCCGCAACCCACTCCAGGAGTTGAAGGTTGCAAAAAGCTGCCAACACTTTTAATAATCGCAAATTTTATTTTCCGCTTCCCCCATCCCCACGCCAGACGTCCTGGTTTGGGTCGAAGCCTTCTCCCAGGGGCAGCATCCGGCCTTCCATCTCGAACCCAAGGACCCCGTGGCTGTGAGCAGCCCCCCAAGGGTGCGCTTGCCCGCCTCCAGCTTGCTCTCTTCTTTGCTGTGAACAAGGACACTTGTACCAGCCACATCCGAGGGATCTTCACCGCTGCCGCCACAGTGTTTTGTATGAGAACTCTGAAAAATTGTTTACAGAGCCAAACTGTCAAAGGGGGGTGTCCTTTACTGCTCTTCTGAGGCTGCGCAGTGGAGGGGGGAGCTGGCTCATAGCCCGGGGCCTCGTGCAGCCAAAGGCTTAAGCACGTGGCAGCAGGCACTAGGAGTCTGAGATGCCTCGGAACCCAAATCCCTACCACTATACCTTGAGGCACAGAAGTGTGTGCTCCcctgcagggaggggagggccttCTCAGACTGCCTCTGACATTCCACCCCATCCTCTGACCCGCTGGTGCAGACGGCTCTCATCAGGCAGTGGATGTGTGGGGCTTCCAGCACAACTTTCCTTGGCCACCGGCCAGCTCTTTGTCTCTCAAGGAACACGCTCAAGGGTTTGTGTGACAGAAGACCCAGTTGCCTTTTAAATTAATGTGTACAGGTAGGGGAAACGGAGGACTGTTCTGGGCTTGGAACACGCAGCTGCTCCGGCAGAGGAGTGCCTGTTTCACCCCTCACTGAACTTGCCGGGGGAAGTGGCACTTGCTTGGGGACTGCTCCCCCAGCCTAGAATGGGTTCATAAGTGAATCACATGTGCTGCTGCTCTGAACCGGCTCTTACAATCTGTTTGGTGTTTTAACTCTACTTGAAGTAAGCATTTGGTTTGCCTGAACAGAAAGGAGAAACAGACTTCCTGATCTCAGTCGGGTGCGTTTCCTTTAGTCATTAACCAAAAACTATCTAGAGTAGAAGCTGCagggttttttgttctttttttaaaaaaaacttaatatTTAAAGATGCTCTTATTCAACCATGGCACACAGTAGGTTGCAGTCTTAACACTACAGCTGCATTATTGCTAAGCAACAGTATTTGTACCAACTGCTTATTAAGGAAGAGTCaaccaggggagggggtgggatgccCTGCTCTTCCATCTGAGGATACAGAGTGGAACACCCCACAGTCTACAGTTGAGGTGTTAGGCTGCCATAAACTTGTGGCCCTCCGAGACTCTCAGAAGCTGAGCTTGGCCTAACggttgagtgtttttttttcccctatggtATCTGAATAAGAATGAGGTGTACATATTCAACGAGTAGCAACTAATGCACTTTCTTCCTTGTACAAAGACCCCAGCAATGGAGTGTATATAGAAAAGGCCTTTATGGACATCAGGCAAGTCCATTCCTGCTCTGTACAGATGGGTTCTGTTATGTAATGGCTGGTAGAGACCTGAGATGTGGTGCAATATGTTTTTTGGATTAAAACTTGAGGCTGACTTATTACCACCTGGTTTGCTTTCCACCACTTTTGTGCCAGTTGTAAGAGGAAGACCCACAAGCTGCCTGGTCAGTGTAGGAGAGTAGGCTGGGTGTGTCCTTTTCCTCCCCAGGGAAAAATACCCAAACTGTCACACCCTGCCAGGTACTGCCTGTGCAACAACATATGACTCAACCCTCTTAATGCCTTTAAGAATGGAGAAAAAGATCAGGAGGGTGCAAGAAAAATGTGCCTTCCCTGCAAGTCATCAAAGGCTCAGCCTGGGGGTGCTTTAGCTTCATGGGTAACACGGCTGCTCCTCCCAGCTTGCTTTTCCTGGCATTTGTGCCATTTATCCCTGCCCATCACCAGTTCCCTTCTAGAACTTGCCTTGACTTAGGCTTCCAGCTGCCTTCCCTGAGGGTGGTCAGTGTTGAGGGAAGGATCCCGGCCTGGGGGAAGCTTCAGATCACTCTAGGCCGGGCCTAGATATCCCTTGGAAAGCACCAGCTAACGCCCATGCCCAGTCTACGTGTGTGGCCACTTTGTACCACTGCATGAGGATACCAAGGGCTTGGGCAGTGGGTGCAAGGGGGACTCCAAGCTTGGAATGACTGTGGCATCAGAGCAGGAGCAGTTGATTCTAACCATCCAAGAACTTTTATTTGATAGCGCAGCAGGCACTTTACATAGAACCAACTCCATACAGAGTCCAGCTATTTGACTGTATGTACAAAAAGCCCTCTTGCATAAGAAAAACTTCTCCAGCCCCAAAACCAGGCTCATAGCTTTGCTTTCAgcaccacaccttccccctccccatcccacccccacagCACACATTTGTTAATTTAAATTAAAGGCTCACTCATACACGCACACGCACTTGGCCAGAGGCAGTTAGCTGTACTGCAAGCAGGCAGGTGCACATACACCCCCACACACCCCGCCTTCCATTCGCAGCACAAgtcaccccctcccgcctccagAATCTGATAGTCAGACAACATCAATACATGGACttcgtccccttccccaccaCGGTTACAGGTACTTGTTCCAAGAGCGGAAGGAGACTCCCAAAGTATGTCAGTAGGTTTCAGTGGTTCCTGGAAGGGTGGACCAAAGTCAGGCGGTGCAGCCAGTTCCTCTTCCTGGCTCCCAGAGTTCTTGGTGTTCTCCGCGTCAGTGAATGCAGTCTCTTTACACAGTTTTTCGTGCAGTAAGAACTCTTACTATGGATCCTAGTCCACCTACTGCtaatgcctggggggggggggaagagagaaaaacagcatTAGTGCCCCCATGAGCTAGAGTCCTGGAGCTGTCTTTCTTAGATCACCACACATACTGCAGGGGGCACTCTCCATCTCTATCACCCACTTCAGAGACCTCTCCAGGGCAAGAAACTCTTCCCTTCTTCCAGACCACTTTAGTTttaacccacccccccccccccgcacagagaGGTCTTCCCCACCTCTCTAGACAGGAGTTGAGAGGATGGTGGTGGTCAGGTGAGGCCCGGAGTACACCGCTATGCAGGGCTTCTGGAATCAAACCTGTCCAAGTCAACGTGTCCAcagggcaagaaaaaaaaaaaagcacctctgCAGTGTTCAGAGAAATGAACACGTTTGGCTAGATCGGTCCTGCTACCCTGGGAaccatgaggaagaggaggaaactCCAGCTGGACTGTACCCAACTACCTACCTCAGAGCATAAAGCTATAACAGGAGACAAGGCACACAAGTGGCTCAAGTTAAACTTCTGCAGAATCTGGAATTTAGTTCAGAACGGTTGCCCAAAGAATGAGCCAGGGAACTCGCTGAAGAGGAAGCTGTGTGTGTCCTTGAGACAACATCTCACCCACCACCATAGCTCAGCAAgaatctggtgtgtgtgtgggggggggggacgacttcaGTAGCTCTTGTCTACAGAGCAGGGACCCGGGCACTCTCATGCTGAGACCTACACCTGGAGAGGAAGGTGAGAGCAGCCCCCCCTCCTCAGGAGGCTTTGGGTGGCAGTTGTTTCCTGCCCTCAGGCAATGGTGTGAAACCACAGTGTGAGGCCCACCCTTTCTCCTTCTGCTCTCGGACTTTCAGTTTCAGAACCTTTTATTGTGTATCACACACATTCATACACAAAACAATCAATTTGCAGACTTGAAGAATCGTATCTGTCTTACCTGGCCCACATCTACAGCATCTTTCATTATATGGGATCTTACAACAGGGAAGGACATTGCACCTGGGCAGGGTGAATGCCCTGCGTTCAAGGGGCACTTCAACAAGGTGCGGTACAATGGCCTGTGACCAGCTCTGGTAGGGATTTGCAGGCTCAGCGAGGAGCAGGCTTTGCCGTATAGATTCTGGGCATGAAGGTTGAGAATGTCTCTTCTTGATTAGTCGGAACGCCGACGTGCTGGGCGGTGAAGCCAGCACCTCCAGACTGAGGCCAGTTGATCTAATTCTTTGAAGGACCGCATCACTGGAGGTAGTGAGTCTTTTCTGAGGCGGTATAACAGACTGCTCTGATTTTGGTTACGATACACTCTGAGCCAAAATTTGCAAGATTTTAGGCAACCCTGAGATTTTCCTTAGAAAAACAGCCTGAACTTGTTCCAGAGGGCTCTGATTCAGGGCTCTGATGCAAATTGGGACGCCATACAAGATCTGGGGCACAACTTTGGTATTAAATACTTTCATGGATGCTGGGATATAGGCACCCCCCTTTGTTGAGATGAAAACATATGATGTTCTGTGTCATCACACCTGTGAGATTCACCATTTACAGTGTCTGATCCAGGCAAGGTTATCTGAGAAGTAAATGCCTTATATTGCTTCACTTGCTCAATCTGCCTTTCCCTAAAGGTCCAAGAGTGGAGCCTCCATGCATTACTCAAGATCATAATTTGCTTTCAGGCTTGCAGAAGAACGCAAGCAAAAGATTCAGCCTATGACCTGTGACAACTCTTTTCACAATGCCTTGTACtctgagccggggggggggggagaaggggtcTGTGGGTACACATAACAACCCTTGCCTCCTATCAAGTGTGAAGCAAACCCATCAGAtttcacaaaaaaaaaccccagcacCAGCCCACAGCGGCCACAAGCTGCCGTTTCCATTGGAAACACGTTCCATGTTGTCATGAGAACACAAGActgcccctccacccacccattACATCTGTAATTAAAAGTGCAGATGTGAGAATCCTGCATTTAGTAGTCCAGAAAGCAGAAGGGAGTACACACTCCTTGTGTCACGCCACTGTCACAGAAGTTACTCAGGTGCACAAATTCTGCTTCCCTTTCTCCCTCTATAAGCTGCACTTCTCACTTAGTTCCATACACTGTGGGCTGCCACGCCCCGCTTCATGAGAGAGGACACCATACTTTCAGAATCTgcgagcagggggtggggaattAAGTCTCAGGTCTACATGCAGCCAGTTTAAAAAGCCTTTCCTCAGTTTATGCCATAACGCAGCCGGTCTGCCTATTTTAATATGTCACACTAAAAAGCAGCGTGGTAGGGAAAGGCTAGGCTGGACAGTTCTCCCCAAAACTCTAGCTGTCTACATGCAAGGAGGAAGTTGGCTTTGGCCAGAGAGCATTCCAGACACACAGCTGAACTCCCCTGCACCCCCTGAGCAGAACGTGTGCTCGGGTTCTGAGTTTAGCAGACCTTGTGGAACCAAGTGCGGACACCATCTGCCCATCAACAAGTGACTGTACAGTCACATAACTGTGTGAAGGTTTGAGGGGCCACAGCCTCTGTCCTGGGTGGACTGCACCTACCTGCAGTGCTGCTCTAGCGCTGTAAAGTACTGGCAAGCCCTGGCGCCATCTTGGGAAGCGCCACAGCTCTGTTCAGAGTGCACTGAATTCTCCCAGAGCAACCTTTGTCAAACCTCACCCCCGTGCAGGAAGCTTCCCAACTTCCACCCTGGGGCAAGCAGAGCTGCAGACAGACCATCACTGGGCAGGTTGAACCCTGGATGCAGGTGCAAGCTCCAAGGAGAATTTTAAGCAAGTCACTCACCTTTTCATGCCACTGGAGTAGTATCGCACTGCTATTTTCCGAGGGCTTTTCAAATCCTTTATAAATGTACTTCATTAACAAGTCAATACCGTTGCTGTCTAAGGAGTTCACTGCTGGCTCAATTTCACTGCCTTTAAAAGAGGTGAGGACCCTCAACACCACCTCCTGGGCCCGCTCCTAGAgagtggagaggaagagagaggtaGTGACAGCGCAAGCCACACTGGAAATTTCAAACCAACTCTTGGCAGTGGGGAGACGAGGCAAAAACCGGTTTCTCTGAGAGTAATCCGTTTCACTAGAAGGTGTTAGGCTGAAGAGGGATCATTCGGCAGGCAGAAAGGGGGccccctcccaggaaagcatcctCTGAAAATGCCACTGAGAAGAATGCTGCATGTAACACGTGTCCTGACCCCCCACTGACTTTTAGCAGGTCAGATCAACCTCCCTCCAAAAGCCACTCACCTTTGCTGCTGGGTTCTTTGTGTTGACTGGAGAATTCTGCAATGCTGCGTGAAATGCCCGGAGCAGGTCACCTGTGCAGCAAAGTCAGTTAAGGGGCCAAGCAGCTGAGCAGACACGGACCAACCCCAGCCCCTTGCCTGAGCCACAGATCGGAGGGGAACCGAGGAAGCTCTTGGAACCAGATTCTACAGTTATGGGCTAGCCAAACCCCTTAGCTCAACAGGGAAGCCCCAGATTTTGCCACTGCCATGACTTGAGAACATGCCAAGGCTTTCACTCTCTTGTTGTCCAGCAGCATACAATTCCCTCCAGCAAAAGGAACACCAGCTGCCTAGCCTTTACCAATACAATTCCCATTCACTTTGGTCCCAGAAGCCATGTCCCTGATGCTTGATGTCCAGAAGGCATTAGGATAGCTAAGGCACCTGTGAGGTTCATCTCGCTTCTCAAGCTACTAAAGAAGAGACAAACCTGGACAAGTCCACCAAAAACAAAACTCACTTGCTTTCTGCCCTGCTAAGCACACAATGCCGTGCTGTGGAGAGTTCTCACTGCCCTGAAATTTCCCCTTCGCAAAGCATCAAGGTCAATTTCCTTGACACTTATCCAAAGCAACGGTTCACATTGAAGTTGGCAGGAAACCCTGTGCGACCTAAAGCTAAAGTGACAGACCTCCACTGA includes these proteins:
- the ARPC5L gene encoding actin-related protein 2/3 complex subunit 5-like protein → MARSSLSSRFRRLDIDQFDENRFVEEPDGADAAAGGGCGAEGEAGAGAAGGVGPEVEAALRQGDLLRAFHAALQNSPVNTKNPAAKERAQEVVLRVLTSFKGSEIEPAVNSLDSNGIDLLMKYIYKGFEKPSENSSAILLQWHEKALAVGGLGSIVRVLTARKTV